In a genomic window of Meriones unguiculatus strain TT.TT164.6M chromosome 8, Bangor_MerUng_6.1, whole genome shotgun sequence:
- the Gpr21 gene encoding probable G-protein coupled receptor 21 produces MNSTLDGNQSSHTFCLLALGYLETVRFCLLEVLIIVFLTVLIISGNIIVIFVFHCAPLLNHHTTSYFIQTMAYADLLVGVSCLVPSLSLLHYPLPMEEAMTCRVFGFVVSVLKSVSMTSLACISIDRYIAITKPLTYNTLVTPWRLRLCIFLIWLYSTLVFLPSFFHWGKPGYHGDVFQWCAESWHTNPYFTLFIVMMLYAPAALIVCFTYFNIFRICQQHTKEISERQARFSSQNGETGEAQSCPDKRYAMVLFRITSVFYVLWLPYIIYFLLESSTGCSSRLASFLTTWLAISNSFCNCIIYSLSNSVFQRGLKGLSGSMCTSCASHTTAKDPYTVRSKGAPNGCHI; encoded by the coding sequence ATGAACTCCACCTTGGATGGTAATCAGAGCAGCCATACTTTCTGTCTCCTGGCACTGGGCTACTTGGAAACTGTCAGGTTCTGTCTTTTGGAAGTGCTGATTATTGTCTTTCTAACTGTATTGATTATTTCTGGCAACATCATTGTGATTTTTGTGTTTCACTGTGCACCTCTGTTGAACCATCATACTACAAGTTATTTTATCCAGACAATGGCATATGCTGACCTCTTGGTTGGGGTAAGCTGTCTGGTCCCTTCCTTATCGCTCCTTCACTACCCCCTTCCGATGGAGGAGGCCATGACTTGCCGAGTATTTGGTTTTGTAGTGTCAGTTCTGAAGAGCGTCTCTATGACTTCTCTGGCCTGTATCAGCATTGATAGATATATTGCCATCACTAAGCCTTTAACCTATAATACCCTGGTTACTCCCTGGAGACTACGCCTTTGTATTTTTCTGATTTGGCTATATTCAACCCTGGTTTTCCTGCCCTCCTTCTTCCACTGGGGCAAACCTGGATATCATGGAGATGTATTCCAGTGGTGTGCAGAGTCCTGGCACACCAACCCCTACTTCACATTGTTCATCGTGATGATGCTGTATGCCCCAGCTGCCCTCATTGTCTGCTTCACGTATTTCAACATCTTCCGCATCTGCCAGCAGCATACAAAAGAAATCAGCGAAAGGCAAGCCCGATTCAGCAGCCAGAATGGGGAGACTGGGGAAGCTCAGAGCTGTCCAGATAAGCGCTATGCCATGGTCCTATTCAGAATCACAAGTGTGTTTTATGTCCTCTGGTTGCCGTACATCATCTACTTCTTGCTGGAGAGCTCCACAGGCTGCAGCAGCCGCCTTGCATCCTTCCTGACTACCTGGCTTGCTATTAGTAAcagtttctgcaactgtatcATTTACAGTCTCTCCAACAGCGTTTTTCAACGAGGACTAAAGGGCCTCTCTGGGTCTATGTGTACTTCTTGTGCAAGTCACACCACAGCCAAGGACCCTTACACAGTTAGAAGCAAAGGAGCCCCTAATGGATGTCATATCTGA